One window from the genome of Saimiri boliviensis isolate mSaiBol1 chromosome 2, mSaiBol1.pri, whole genome shotgun sequence encodes:
- the LOC120364003 gene encoding uncharacterized protein LOC120364003 — MSGRRPGSGPGGRGASPGAAAGGWWRRGGRGGEREGARGPLAARLSQLRLRSGLREKTVPSATSTAAAIATEPTKGRASPRRAAPSRHSFCVTAPRPAAPACSARRPHGPLFLGPGPAQRCAGIAFPVRSAAAVWAGRKPVDL; from the coding sequence ATGTCCGGACGCAGGCCTGGCTCCGGCCCCGGGGGCCGCGGCGCCTCCCCGGGTGCGGCGGCTGGCGGCTGGTGGCGGCGGGGAGGGCgcggaggagagagggagggagcgagggggCCGCTTGCTGCCCGCCTCAGTCAGTTGCGGCTCCGCTCCGGCCTCCGAGAGAAAACAGTCCCCAGCGCCACCTCCACGGCCGCTGCTATCGCTACTGAGCCAACAAAGGGGCGTGCGTCACCGCGTCGCGCTGCGCCGTCGCGTCACTCTTTTTGCGTCAcggcgccccgccccgccgcccctgCGTGCAGCGCGAGGAGACCCCACGGTCCGCTCTTCCTGGGCCCGGGACCGGCGCAGCGCTGCGCGGGAATTGCCTTCCCGGTCCGTTCCGCTGCCGCTGTGTGGGCCGGGCGGAAACCCGTAGACCTTTAA